GCAAGTCCAAGAAACATCGCCACAAGTGGTGAACAAGAACAAGAGATTGGGAGAGACGGACGTCCAAGATTGCAGTCTATGGCATCACCTGATCTTCCGCCAAGAGCTGGAAATCGATGACCAGAAAGATGCTCTTTGCTGGCTGTGCAACGAGTCAGCATCGGGAAGTCCCGCCTACAAATGCTTGAAATGCAACTTCCACCAACATAAATCATGCATTGACAGACCACACGGCGTAGATCTTGAAATAGAACATAAATATTGGTGGAAACGACATCACTTGATGCTCATAGCCATAGACATCACTATTAACGTTGTTTGCTCGGGATGCAAGGAACCAGTATTTGGTCCCGCCTATAAATGCTCCATACCCGAATGCGCCTTCCTTCTCCACGAATCGTGCGGCGAACTATCGAACACGATCCAGCACCCTATCCACCCAGACCACACCCTTTTTCTCCAAGAGCCATCAGCGGGTGATGATTGTTCTGTTTGCCACAAAAATTGCAGTGGGTCCTTCTTTTACTGTTGCCGCCTCTGTTCTTTCAACCTCGACGTCGTATGTGCTTCACGCTGGAGAAGCAACGCCGACGATTGCCTCAAACACGCACTTGTCCCATTGCGGAAGGGGACACAGTTCACTTGCGAATCTTGTGGCGAGAAAGCCATGGATGGCGGCTACATGTGTAGCGAATGTCGAGTCTTGATTCATGGTAAGTGTGATCTATTTCCACACAACATCAACACTAAGACACATGATCACTCTCTCGTTCGCACCTATTCTCTAAATTGTCAAGTCAAGAAACAAGACAACGTGTTCTGTAAAGTCTGTTACAAAACGGTGAAAACAGAGTATGCAGCTTATTTTTGTCGGGAATATGGTTATGTTGCCCACTTGGAATGTGCGAAAGAGCAGCAATTCCGTTGAATACCTACCTCATTTGGTTCATTTGGTGAGGGACTCGGTCTAGCGGAAGACCAAGATGGAGGTTGGTCCCAGGAAGATCAAACATTTCAGTCATCCACAACATCACTTAATCCTCACCAATGAAGAGCTCATGGACGACACGCGTTGTGAGGGGTGTATACATATGATCTTTGACGCCCTGTTTTACGCATGTGTCcaatgcaatttttttcttcataatagATGTGATAAACTACCCTTAAAGATTAAGCGAGGGTATTTCATGAACATTCACTCACCCTCCTCTCTCAGGCACCATACAAGGATGGATTGTTATGGTGTGATGCTTGTAATCATGGTCGCCATGGCTTCATCTATACATGTGATGAATGTGAATGGTACAATGCTGTTTAATTCAGACATTCAATGCTGTTTAATTCCGGAAACCCTTAAATATAAAGGTCACCAAcactctttctttcttgctaTAAGATCTTTTGAAACTTGCAATACTTGCGGTGAAAATAGTGATAGTAATGTGATCTTTGTTAGGGGTGAAAACCCGGTCCCGGTTCCCGGTTCCCGGTTTTTGGCCAAAACCGGGAACCGGAACCGGGGTCCTGGTTATTGGATTTTCAATAACCGGGACCGGATCCGGGTACCCGGATTTCCCGGTTAAACCGGGACCGGATCCGGGTATCACCTATAAGATtggtaatttaaatttaagtgAAAAAAACCACCTATAAGATCTAATAATTTGTTCATAGTTATTTCCAAAGCAGAATTTTGGACCCACGTCATATCATATAACATCTCCCATCCAATACAAGTATATATCTAAAGTTGTCCTTCTCTTCAGTCTGGATTTTATCAGTTGGATCatgcttaattaaaaaaaaaaacagaggcaGCTATCTTAAATAATAAATGACTGATTAAAAAACAGAGGCTTGTTGGATGAAGAAACAAAGGCAGCAACATAAAACAAATCACTGCCTGGAAAAATCTTCACCAACCAAACcaagaaaaatccaaaacagCAGCtatctaaataataaataaacattacaagGAGTAGACATTAAGCCATCAAACAGTCTCCATAATGTCTGAAAATTACAAAGATCAACTACCATTTTTAAACAAACCAGCAatcaaaagttcataaacattaaacatattaagaattaaaaagttcaaacccaaaagttcataaacattaaacatATCCAAGCATGGTCTGTGGCTTTTTGTAGCTCTCCTCTCAATCATCAATAACtacaatagaagaaaaaaaaatgagaatgagtaaaataaataaataacaaaaatgaattaataataatgaaaaataaaatgaatttataatcatttaccatgctcatcaaAGATTTCAATAATCTTCTCGTACTCCAAGTCTTGATTGCCCTTTAACCAGTCTTGagtgcaaatcaaggcctcAACTGTCATTGGAGATAATGAACTCCTAAAAGGATCCAATATACGTCCTCCATTGCTGAATGCAGACTCGGATGCAACTGTGGAAATAGGAATGGCCAATATATCACGGGCTATCTCTGCGAGGATAGGATATTTGGGTGCATTAACCTTCCACCAAAGTAAGATGTCAAAATCTTTTGATgttgcttcacacccatccaaaaaataacgaTCTACCTCCGGCATACACTCCAAGTTGTTCTCTTCCTCAAGGTGTTGAAATAAGTCATTCATATATTCCGTCTCTGCAAGTGTATCATTAGTGTTATTTCCACT
The sequence above is drawn from the Alnus glutinosa chromosome 11, dhAlnGlut1.1, whole genome shotgun sequence genome and encodes:
- the LOC133881333 gene encoding protein VACUOLELESS GAMETOPHYTES-like, producing MAEQVQETSPQVVNKNKRLGETDVQDCSLWHHLIFRQELEIDDQKDALCWLCNESASGSPAYKCLKCNFHQHKSCIDRPHGVDLEIEHKYWWKRHHLMLIAIDITINVVCSGCKEPVFGPAYKCSIPECAFLLHESCGELSNTIQHPIHPDHTLFLQEPSAGDDCSVCHKNCSGSFFYCCRLCSFNLDVVCASRWRSNADDCLKHALVPLRKGTQFTCESCGEKAMDGGYMCSECRVLIHGKCDLFPHNINTKTHDHSLVRTYSLNCQVKKQDNVFCKVCYKTVKTEYAAYFCREYGYVAHLECAKEQQFR